In Streptomyces sp. NBC_00683, the DNA window CAGATGCAGCTGCTGCGCAGGCACTTCGCGGACCATCCGGCACTCGGCCGCGCGGTGAAGATGATCTCGCGGGACGAGGACAACCACCTCGCCTACTGCCACGAGGAACTGCTCCGCTTCGCCCGGGCCGGGCACGGCCGGACGATTCAGAACGTCCTGAGGGAGTGCGCCCTCGCCGAGATCCGGGTGTACCGGGATGTCAGCCTCGCCGTGATGAGCCACATGGGCACCGTGCTGCGCTGGCCCCGCGCCAAGGCGGCCGTCCTGGCCGCGGGGATCCACGGGATGTACGCGTACGAGCGGCTGGCCGGCTGGCGGCGCATGGTGAGCCTGGAGGCCCCCGCACGGCGCGACGCGCTGGGCGGCCCGGCGACGCCTGAAGCCGAGTACGCCTGACGGACGGGCCGGCCCGGTCCGTACGGGTGGCGCTACATCCAGCCGCGGTGTTTGAACAGGCGGTACAGGCCGAAAACGGCGCAGCCCATCAGCCCGACCACCACCGGGTACGTCCACACCCAGTGCAGCTCGGGCATGTGGTCGAAGTTCATGCCGTAGATGCCGGCCACCATGGTCGGTACGGCGGCCATGGCCGCCCACGCCGAGATCTTCCTCATGTCGTCGTTCTGCCGCACCCCCATCTGTGCCAGATGCGCCGACAGAATGTCCGAGAGCAGCCGGTCGAGCCCCTCCACATGCTCGTTGGCACGCGTCAGGTGGTCGCTGACGTCCCGGAAGAACGGCTGTGAGTGCTTGTCGACGAAAGGCACGCCCGCGCCCGCGAGCCGGATCATCGGCGCGCTCAGCGGGCCGGTCGCCCGGCGGAACTCCAGTACCTGGCGTTTGAAGGTGTAGATGCGGGCAGCGGTGTTCTTCGCGTCCCCGGTGCCGCTCGGGGCGAACACCTGCGCCTCCAGCTCCGACAGGTCCGCCTGGAGCTCGGCGGCGACCTCGATGTAGTGGTCGACCGCCGCGTCGCTGACCGCGTACAGCACTGCCGTGGGGCCGTGCTTGAGCACCTCGGGCTCGGCCTCGAGCCGGCGGCGTACCGCTGCGAGGGGCGCCCCCTCGCCGTGGCGGACCGTCACCACGAAGGAGTCGCCTATGAAGATCATCAGCTCATCGGTGCTGACCGTGTCGCTCTCCGGCTCGTAGACCACGGGCTTGATGACGGCGAACAGGGAGTCGTCGTAGACCTCGAGCTTGGGGCGCTGATGGGCGCGCAGGGCGTCCTCCACCGCCAGGGGGTGCAGGCCGAACTCGCTGCTGACGAGGTCGAACTCCTTCTCCGTCGGCTCGTGCAGGCCGATCCAGACAAAGGCGTCCCCGGCCTCCCGCGCTTCGCCCAGGGCGTCGGAGAAGTCGGCGGGGCCGTCGGTCCGGCGCCCGTCCCGGTAAATGCCGCAGTCCACGATCACGCGCGCATTCTTCCCTGCATCGTGCCTCCTCGCACCTTCGACGTGCCCTCTACGCTGGCACGTATGCCCACGCTCATCCTTGTACGCCACGGACGCTCGACCGCCAACACCGCCGGAGTGCTCGCGGGGCGGACCCCCGGCGTCTCCCTCGACGAACGCGGCGCCGAACAGGCGGCCGCGCTGCCCGGACGGCTGGCCGCACTCAGCCTCGTCGCGGCCGTCAGCAGCCCCCTGCAGCGCTGCCGCGAGACGCTCCAGCCCCTGCTCGACGCCCGGCCGGGCCTCGTGCTGCGCACCGAGGACCGCATCAGCGAATGCGACTACGGGGACTGGTCGGGGCGCAAGCTCGCCGAGCTCTCCGACGAACCGCTGATGTCCGTCGTGCAGCAGCACCCCTCGGCCGCGGCGTTCCCCGGCGGCGAGTCCATGCGGGCCATGCAGGCCAGGGCCGTGGACGCCGTACGGGACTGGAACAGCCGCATCGAGGCGGAACACGGCGACGACGCCACGTACGTGATGTGCTCGCACGGCGACATCATCAAGGCCCTCGTGGCCGACGCGCTCGGCATGCATCTCGACCTCTTCCAGCGCATCCACGCCGACCCCTGCTCGGTCACCGCGATCCGTTACACCCGGCTACGCCCCTTTCTCCTCCGCCTCGGTGACACCGGCGACTTCGCGTCCCTGGCACCGCGCGAACAGCCCCTGGGGGCCGACGCGGCGGGGGAGGAGGCAACGGATGCGGCCGTCGGGGGCGGCGCTGGGGCGCCGTGATCTCTCCGCGCAGTAGGGTGGACGCGCCGTAGAGGCCTTGCGGGGGGCATCCCCCCGGGGCCCGGTCGGCCCCCATTCGCCTTCATATTTCAAGGGAGACAGGACGTGTCCCGTCAGGTGTTCCTCTACGACCCCCCGGACCGTTTCGTGGCCGGTACGGTCGGGCTGCCTGGCCGCCGTACGTTTTTCCTGCAGGCATCCTCGACGGGACGGGTCACCAGTGTGGCCCTGGAGAAGACCCAGGTTGCCGCGTTGGCCGAACGGATCGACGAACTCCTCGACGAGGTCGTCCGGCGGACCGGCGGCAATTCACCGGTGCCGGCGGTGGCTCCCATGGACGTCACCGACACCGCCCCGCTCGACGCCCCGGTCGAGGAGGAGTTCAGGGTCGGCACGATGGCGCTGGCCTGGGACGGCGAGGAACAGCGCATGATCGTCGAGGCGCAGGCTCTCGTCGAGCTGGACGCGGACTCCGAGGACGACCTCGCCGAGGCCGAGGAAAGGCTCCTGCAGGACGAGGAGAACGGCCCGCCGATGCTCCGGGTCCGGCTGAGCGGCGCGCAGGCCCGGGCGTTCGCCAAGCGCGCCCTGGACGTCGTGAACGCCGGCCGCCCGCCGTGCCCGCTCTGCAGCCTGCCGCTCGACCCGGAAGGACACGTATGCCCGCGCCAGAACGGATACCGTCGCGGGGCCTGACGGAGGCCGGACTGAAGACCCTGCTCGCCCAGGGGGAGCTCACGGTCCTCGGACAGGTCCGCGGTGCGTCGAACGCCGTGCTCTACTGCACGGTCGCCTACGAGGGCGAGGAACGCCCCTGCGTGTACAAGCCGGTGGCCGGGGAGCAGCCGCTGTGGGACTTCCCGGACGGCACGCTCGCCCAGCGCGAGGTGGCGGCCTACGAGCTCTCCGAGGCGACCGGGTGGGGGCTCGTGCCGCCGACGGTGCTGCGCGAGGGCCCCTACGGCGAGGGCATGTGCCAGCTGTGGATCGAGGCGGACGAGACCGCCGAGGAGTCCGGGGCCGACGTTGCCGGTGTCCACGGACTTCCACCGCTGCTCGGGCTCGTCGAGGACGAGGAGCCGGGGGACGGCTGGAAGGCCGTGGGATTCGCCGAGGTGGGGGAGGGGAGGACCGCGCTGCTGGTGCACGCGGACGACCCCCGGCTGCGCAGGCTCGCGGTCCTGGACGCGGTGATCAACAACGGTGACCGCAAGGGCGGGCATCTGCTGCCCGCCCCCGGGGGCCGGCTGTTCGGCATCGACCACGGCGTCACCTTCAACGCCGACGACAAGCTGCGGACCCTGCTGTGGGGCTGGGCGGGCGAGCCGCTGACGGCCGAGGCGGTCGAGGTGCTGGACGCGCTGGCCGCCGAACTGGAACCAGGTGCGGCGCTGGCCACCCGGTTGGGGGAACTCATCACCGCGGTGGAGCTCGACGCGCTGCGGGGGCGGGTTTCCGGGCTGCGGAAGTCCGGGAGGCACCCGCAGCCGAGCGGGGAGTGGCCGGCGATTCCGTGGCCACCAGTGTGAGAGCGGCGCTCTCTCCCGGGGGCAGGTGGCCGAAGGCCGGAGAGCGGGTCCGGAGGGCGGATTCCCGGGTGCGGGAGTGCGCCGCCGGCAGTGCGCTCCCGGCCATTAGCGGAAAACTCCCGCACGTACAAGACCGCCTCTTCGGCCAGGATTCCTGATCCGGTTCGTATCCGGAAGCATCGTCCGGTTACGCTCATGACATGCATGCCTGGCCCGCTTCTGAGGTCCCCGCCCTGCCTGGCAAGGGCCGCGACCTTCGGATCCACGACACCGCGACCGGCGGACGGATCACCCTTGACCCCGGTCCCGTCGCCCGCATCTATGTCTGCGGCATCACGCCGTACGACGCGACCCACATGGGTCATGCGGCGACCTACAACGCGTTCGACCTCGTTCAGCGCGTGTGGCTCGACACCAAGCGGCAGGTTCACTACGTCCAGAATGTGACCGACGTGGACGATCCGCTGCTGGAGCGGGCCGTGCGCGACGGTCAGGACTGGACCGAGCTCGCGGAGCGCGAGACGGCACTCTTCCGGGAGGACATGACCGCCCTGCGCATGCTTCCCCCGCAGCACTACATCGGGGCGGTGGAGGCGATACCCGGCATCGTCCCGCTCGTCGAACGCCTCAGGGACGCGGGCGCCGCCTACGAGCTCGGCGGCGACGTGTACTTCTCCGTCGACTGCGACCCGCACTTCGGTGAGGTCTCGGGGCTCGACGCCGACGCGATGCGCCTGCTCTCCGCCGAACGCGGCGGAGACCCGGACCGGCCGGGCAAGAAGAACCCGCTCGACCCGATGCTCTGGATGGCCGCCCGTGAGGGCGAGCCGAGCTGGGACGGCGCCAGCCTCGGCCGCGGCCGGCCCGGCTGGCACATCGAGTGCGTCGCCATCGCGCTGGACCACCTCGGCATGGGCTTCGACATCCAGGGTGGCGGTTCCGACCTCGCCTTCCCGCACCATGAGATGGGTGCCTCGCACGCGCAGGCACTGACCGGCGAGCACCCGTTCGCCCGTGCCTACGTGCACGCCGGCATGGTCGCCCTGAACGGCGAGAAGATGTCCAAGTCCAAGGGCAACCTCGTCTTCGTCTCGGCGCTGCGCCGCGACGACGTGGACCCTGCGGCGATCAGGCTTGCGCTGCTCTCGCACCACTACCGGTCCGACTGGGAGTGGACCGACCAGGTGCTCGCCGACGCCGTCGCGCGTCTCGCGACATGGCGTGCCGCCGTCTCCCGGCCCGACGGGCTCTCCGCGGACGCACTCGTCGAGGAGGTCCGCGAGGCCCTGGCCGACGACCTGGACGCTCCGGCGGCGCTCGCCGCCGTGGACCGCTGGGCAGCCCGGCAGAACTCCGACGGCGGAACGGACGAGGGTGCCCCCGGTCTCGTCTCGCGCACCGTCGACGCCCTGCTCGGCGTCGCCCTGTAGCAGCCGGGTGGTGTGACCGCACCGCGTGACCCGATCCCAAGGACCGGCCCCGACTTCCTCACGAAGTCGGGGCCGGTTCCCTTTTGTCCGTGGTCAATTGCTCGAAGTTGCGCTAAAAGCGCTCTATGCAATCATCAACGCGCATCAGAGTGGCGGCAGTTGCCGGTCTGCTCGGACTGCTCGCGGCACTCGCGGGGCCGGGCAGCGCCCAGGCCGAGCCGTCCGAACCGGTGGGCACGACCGTCGGCGACGTCACCGGGTTCTCCGCCGAAGGGCCCGTCTACCACCTGACGGCCGGCAAGGCCGAGGCCCGCGTCAGCTTCGTCTCCGCCGAGACCTTCCGCATCGAACTCGCCCCGGACGGCACGTTCGCCGACCCGACCGGTGACGACATCGTGCTGCCCCAGGGCGCTCCGCCACGAACCAGCTGGAAGGACCGCGGCGACCGCTACGACCTCTCCGCGAGCGGCGGGGTCACCCTGCGGGCCTACAAGTCGCCCCTGCGGTTCGCGCTGCACCGGGCCGACGGCAGCCAGGTCTGGTCCGAGGCCAAGGGGCTGAGCTGGGACGGGGAGAAGACCACCCAGACCCTCGCCCGCGGTGCCGACGAGCAGTTCTACGGCGCCGGGATGCAGAACGGCCGCGGCAACACCTCGCACCGCGGCAAGACCGTCGAGGTCGGCGTCGACTACAACTGGGACGACGGCGGCCACCCCAACTCGGTCCCGTTCTACCTCTCCTCCGCCGGATACGGCGTCTACCGCAACACCTACGCGCCCAACACCTACGCCTTCACCGACCCGGTGACGACGAGCGCGCGGGAACAGCGCTTCGACGCCTACTACTTCGCGGGTGACGCCAAGAACGTCATCGGCCAGTACACGAAGCTCACCGGCAAGCCCTTCCTGCCGCCCGTGTACGGCATGGAGATCGGCGACGCCGACTGCTACCTGCACAACGCCAACCGCGGCGAGCGGCACACCCTGGACGCGCTGAAGGTCGCCGACGGCTACGTCGAGAACGACATGCCGAACGGCTGGATGCTCGTCAACGACGGTTACGGCTGTGGTTACGAGGACCTCGCCGAGACCGCCGAGGGCCTCCAGGACCGCGGGATGGAGCTCGGTCTGTGGACCGAGGACGGCATCGACAAGCTCGCCGACCAGGTGAAGGCGGGCCAGCGGGTCGCCAAGCTCGATGTCGCCTGGATCGGCGAGGGCTACAAGTTCGCCCTGGACGGCTGCAAGGACGCGTACAAGGGCATCGAGGACAACAGCGATGCCCGCGGCTTCACCTGGGCGCCGGAGAGCTGGGCGGGCGCCCAGCGCTGCGGAGTCCAGTGGTCCGGCGACCAGTCGGGCAGCTGGGAGTACATCCGCTGGCAGATCCCGACCTACGCGGGCGCCACGATGTCCGGACTCGCGTACACGACGGGTGACGTCGACGGCATCTTCGGCGGCAGCGCCAAGACGTACACCCGGGACCTCCAGTGGAAGATGTTCCTGGGTACGACGATGACCATGGACGGCTGGGCCGCGAACGACAAGCAGCCCTTCCGGTACGGCGAGCCGTACACCTCCGTCAACCGTGACTACCTGAAGCTGAAGGAGTCGCTGCTGCCGTACCAGTACTCCTACGCCCACGAGGCGACGAAGACGGGCGTCGGCATGGTCCGCCCGCTCGTCCTGGAGTACCCGGACGACCCGAAGGCGGCGTCGGACGCGGCGAAGTACGAGTTCATGTCCGGTGAGCACTTCCTGGTCGCCCCCGTCCACCAGGACGCCACCGAGCGCAGTGGCATCTACCTGCCGAAGGGCACCTGGACCGACTACTGGAGCGGCAGGACGTACCAGGGGCCGACCACCGTCGACCACTACAGCGCCCCGCTCGACACCCTCCCGCTCTTCGTGAAGGCGGGCGCCGCCGTGCCGATGTGGCCCGGCATCCGCTCGTACAAGGACCGCACGGCGGACTCACCGCTGGCCTGGGACGTGTATCCGCAGGGGACCTCGTCGTTCACGCTGTACGAGGACGACGGTGTGACCCGGCAGCACCGCGAGGGCAGGTACGCCACGCAGCGGGCCGTCGTGGACGCCCCGAAGAGCGGTGCGGGCGATGTCACCGTACGCATCGGGGAGAGCAGGGGGAGCTTCGCGGGCAAACAGAGCCGCCGCCCCTACGAGTTCGCCGTGCACACCGGGTCCGCTCCCACTGCGGTGAAGCTCGCGGGCAAGCTGCCGCAGGTGCGTTCGGCGGCGGACTTCGAGGCGGCGAAGCAGGGCTGGTGGTACGACCAGGACGACCGCGGCGGCGTGGTGAAGGTCAAGACCCTGCCGCTGAGCACCGGTCAGGCGTTCACGCTCACGCTGGAGAACGCCAGCGCCGTCGGCGGGAAGAAGCCCGGCGCGACGGCCGTCGTCTCCGCACCGGACGCACAGGAGGCGGGCGCAGGGGTGGCCGGCACCGTGTCCGTCGACGTCACCGCGGGCTCCGCCGACCTGACGGACACCGCCGTCACCCTCGACGTCCCGGAGGGCTGGCAGGTCACCCCGGCGGCGGTCGTGGCGCGGATACCGGCGGGCACCACCCGCCGGGTCGAGGTGGCGGTCACCCCGGCGCGGGACGCCACGGCGGGCGAGGCGCGGATCACCGCGCTGGCCCGCTACCGGTCGGCGGGCGAGGCCCGAACGGCCGTGCAGCGCCTCGCCCTCGGAGTGATGCCGCCGCCCCCGGCCGGCGCGGCCTGGGCGAGCGACCTGGTCTGGCTCACGTCGGCCAACGGCTACGGGCCCGCGGAGCGTGACCGCTCCAACGGTGAGTCCGGTGCGGCCGACGGGCACACGCTGACCCTGGCAGGCAAGACGTACGAGAAGGGGATCGGCACCCACGCCGACTCCGACATCGAGGTCTATCTCGGGGGCCGGTGCACCGCGTTCACCGCGGACGTGGGCATCGACGACGAGATCAACGGCTACGGCGAGGTGGAGTTCTCCGTGGAGGCCGACGGCAAGGTGCTGTGGACCTCTCCGAAGCTGACCGGCGCCTCGGCCATGGTGCCCGTCGACGTGAGCCTCGACGGTGCGCGGCACGTGCATCTGAAGGTCAGGGACACCAACGGTTCCAAGACCGGTGACCACGGCGACTGGGGGGCTGCGAGGTTCAGCTGCGCCTGACAGGACGCCGGGACCGGATACCGGTCCCGTACCAACACGGGGGGCGCCGGACGGGATTCGTTCCCGCCCGGCGCCCCATGCGCGCTCGGCTGCCGCCGGCCACTGGCCTGTCAGGCCTGTCAGTCCTCCGTGGTGTCCCCGTTGTCGTTGTCCCCGGACGTGTCCGGGGCGTCGGGGGAGTCCTCGGACGCCTTCCCCGTGCCGGCCGCTCCGCTGTCCCCCTTGCCGGGCGACGGCGGACGTACGGCCCCGGGATCACTTTCCGGCCCGCTCTCCGGACGCTGCGGCTTCGGCGGTCTCGTGCGACCGCTCGACGTGTCCCGCAGATAGGACACGTCACCGCTCTCCGTGGCGTGGCCGCCCGGCCCCTGACCGGGACCTCCCACATCCCGGCGCCTGAGATACCGCTCGAATTCCCGCGCGATGGCCTCGCCGGACGCCTCGGGCAGCTCCGCGGTGTCCCGCGCCTCCTCCAGCGTCTGCACGTACTCGGCCACCTCGCTGTCCTCGGCGGCCAGTTGGTCGACGCCGAGCTGCCACGCGCGGGCGTCCTCGGCCAGCTCGCCCAGCGGGATCCGCAGCCCGAGCAGGTCCTCAAGACGGTTCAGCAGGGCGAGCGTCGCCTTCGGGTTCGGCGGCTGCGACACGTAGTGCGGCACCGCCGCCCACAGGCTCACCGCAGGAACTCCGGCATGCGTACACGCCTCCTGGAGGATGCCGACGATGCCGGTCGGGCCCTCGTACCTGGTCTCCTCCAGATCCATCGTCCTGGCCAGATCCGGGTCCGACGTGACCCCGCTGACCGGCACCGGCCTGGTGTGGGGGGTGTCGCCGAGCAGCGCCCCCAGGATGACGACCATCTCGACGCCCAGCTCATGGGCGAAACCCAGGATCTCGTTGCAGAACGAGCGCCAGCGCATCGAGGGTTCGATGCCGCGGACCAGCACCAGATCGCGGGGCTTCTCCCCGCCGATTCGGACCACGGAGAGCCGTGTGGTGGGCCAGGTGATCTTGCGTACCCCACCGTCCAGCCACACCGTGGGCCGGTTGACCTGGAAGTCGTAGTAGTCCTCGGCGTCGAGCGCCGCGAACACCTCGCCCTTCCATTCCCGGTCCAGATGTCCGACCGCTGTGGAGGCGGCGTCACCGGCGTCGTTCCAGCCTTCGAACGCGGCCACCATGACCGGGTCGATCAGCTCGGGTACCCCCTCGAGCTCGATCACCCAGGCCTCCTTCCGAAGTTTCCTTGCGTACGGACCAACCTTACGGCTTCCGCCCCCTCCCCCCGCAGTCCGTTTGCGTGGGCGGGCGAACCGTGCAAGCGCCTGGATTCATCCGAGCTGTACTGGGGAAACGGGCCGAGTTCCCCCTCGAACCCGGACTCATGTGCCCACCAGCGCACATGAGTCGGACCCTCACGGATGTCGAGGGCGCCGGTGGAACGCGGTCCGCCGGCCGCCGGCCCGCCCGTCACAGCGTCGAGCGCAGCCACTGCTCCACACTCGCCACATGCACCGTCGCCCAGGAGCGGGCCGCCTCGGCGTCCCGGTCCCGCAGCGCCGCGAGAATCGCCCGGTGCTCGTGCAGGGTGCGGCTGACCGCGTCCTCCTGGGTCAGCCCGCGCCAGACCCTGGCCCGGGTGGTCGGCCCGGAGAGCCCGTCCAGCAACGAGCACAGGACGGAGTTCCCGGACGCCTGGACGATCCCGCGGTGGAACTCCAGATCGCCGGCGACCAGCTCCTCCACCGAGGGGTCGGCACCCAGTGCGTCCAGCTGGGCGTCCAGCGCGTCCAGTTCGGAATCCTCGATCAGCTGAGCCGCCATCGCCGTGGCTGCCGGCTCCAGGATCCTGCGGACCGCGAGGAACTCCAGCACGGTGTCGTCGCGGTGGAAGTCCACCACGAAGCTCAGGGCCTCCAGCAGCAGCTGCGGATCCAGGCTGGTCACATAGGTGCCGTCGCCCTGGCGCACGTCGAGGATCCGGATCAGGGACAGTGCCCGCACCGCCTCGCGCAGCGAGTTGCGTGACAGGCCCAGCTCGGCCGCGAGTTCGCTCTCCTTGGGGAGCCGGTCGCCGGGCCGCAGGGCGCCCGAGACGATCATTCCCTTGATCTTCTCGATCGCTTCGTCGGTGACGGCCATGGTGGGCCTCCTCGCGCACAAGACATCCGATGTATGACCCCATTATGTGGCCCTCGGCCGGTGACAGGGCCACCCGTGGGCCGCAAAGGCTCCGGGCGTGCTCCACGAAGAGCCGGTGGAAGGCACTCGCCGCGTGAAGCGCCCGGCCGGCGACACCGCGCCCCGTGAGGGCCCACTCGACTGCCGGCGCCGTGGATGGCTAGTCTGACGGGCATGAAGGACCGACGGAATCTCACACAGCGACGTCACATCGACCTCGCACGTGTTGCCAGTTCCTTCTGTTGTCGCGAAGTCTGAGGACCCCTCCTTCGCGCGCTGTCCCATGCCCTCCTGACCAGGACGGGCCGGCCCGTTCCCGGGACCCTCTCCGCCGGTGACCCGGCCTTCCCCGCCGACGCCCGTTCCGCCCCGGGCCGGCCCGACGCCGTGTGCCGCTCCGTCCCGCTCCGTGCCGTCCGGCGCGGGTCCGTGCGCAGTCCCGCCCGCACCGCCCCACGAGAAGAGAGCCCATGGCCACCGTCCTGTCCGTCTCGGGAAGCCCGTCCGCCACCTCCCGCACCGCCCGGCTGCTGCGCCACCTCGACGACCGCCTGGCCGGACAGGGCCACACGGTCATACCCTTCGACGTCCGCACGCTGCCCGCGGAGGCCCTGCTCCGCGCCGACTTCGGCCATCCGGCCGTGGTGGGAGCCCTCGAACTGTTCGCGCGGGCCGACGGCGTCGTCATCGGCACGCCCGTCTACAAGGCCGCGTACTCGGGGCTGCTGAAGGCCCTGCTGGACCTGCTGCCGCAGACCGCGCTCGTCGGGAAGACCGTCCTGCCCCTGGCCACCGGAGGCAGCACCGCCCACGTCCTGGCCATCGACTACGCGCTGCGCCCGGTGCTCAGTTCGATGGGCGCGTCCCACATCACCCAGGGCTGGTTCGTCCTGGACCGGCACCTCACGGTGTCTCCCGACGGGACACTCACCGTCGAGGCGACGGATGCCGAGGCGCTGGACCGGATCGTCGACGGGTTCTCGGCCGCGCTGGAGCGCACGGCACCGGTGGCCGTCCATGGCTGAGATCATCCGCGACGACGCCGAGGCCCTGAAGAAGGCCGCCGAACTGGCCGCGGAATTCCGCGACGGCGCCTCGCGGCGCGACGCCGAACGCCTGCTGCCCCGCGCCGAACTGGAGAAGCTCTCGGCATCCGGCCTGCTGGCCGTGACCGTCCCCGCGGACCACGGCGGCGCGGACGTCAGCGCACTCACCCTCGCCCACGTCTTCCGGCTGCTCGCCTCGGCCGACGCGAGCCTTGCCCAGATCCCGCAGAGCCACTTCGCGTACGTCAACGTGATCCGCAGGCAGGGCACCCGCGAGCAGCAGGCCTTCTTCCACGCGGAGCTGCTGGCCGGCAAGCGGTTCGGGAACGCCCAGTCCGAGGCGGGGACCAAGCACGTCCAGGACATCCGCACCCGGCTGGAACCCGCCCCCGACGGTTCGTACCTGCTGACCGGTGTGAAGAACTACGCGACCGGCGCACTCTTCGCCGACTGGATCCCCGTGCTCGCCCGCGGCGCCGAGGACAAGCTGTACGTCGCCCTTGTCCCCGCCGGCGCACCCGGCCTCACCGTCGTCGACGACTGGGACGGCATGGGCCAGCGCACCACCGCGAGCGGCACCGTACGCCTGGAGGGGGTGCGGGTGCCCGCAGACCGGCTGTTCGCCCACCATCTGACCTTCGAGGGCCCGCAACTGCACGGTGCGGCGGCCCAGTTGCTGCACGCGGCGATCGACGCGGGGATCGCCGTCGGTGTGCTGGCCGAGGCGGCGGATTTCGTACGGACGAAGAGCCGTCCCTGGTTCGAGAGCGGTTACGACACCGCGGCCGAGGACCCGCTGCTCATCCAGCGGTTCGGCGAACTCGACCTCCGGGTGCGGGCCGCCGACGCGCTCCTGGACACCGCTGCCCGTGCCGTGGACACCGCGCAGGCCACCCTCACCGACGAGACCGCCGCCGATGCGTCCCTCGCCGTCGCCGCAGCCAAGGCGTACGCCGCGAGCGCCGCCGTCGAGGTCGCGGGAGCCCTGTTCGAGGTGGCAGGCACCCGTTCGGCCCTCGACTCGCTCAACCTGCACCGGCACTGGCGCGACGCCCGCACCCACACCCTCCACGACCCGGCCCGCTGGAAGATCCAGCACCTCGGCCGCCATGCCCTCAGCGGCACCCGACCGCCCCGCCACGGCCTGCTGTGACACCCCCGAACGGAGATCACCGGTGACTCTCACCTTCCACTGGTTCCTGCCCACCAACGGCGACAGCCGCCACGTCGTCGGAGGCGGTCACGGCACCCCCGTCACCGCGGCGGGCGGCGACCGCCCGCCCACCGTCCGCTACCTCGCCCAGATCGCCCGTGCCGCCGAGGACCTCGGCTTCGAAGGAGTGCTGACCCCCACCGGTGCCTGGTGCGAGGACGCCTGGCTGACCACGGCCATGGTCAGCCAGCACACCGAACGGCTGAAGTTCCTGGTCGCCTTCAGGCCCGGTTTCGTCTCGCCCACCCTCGCCGCGCAGATGGCCTCCACCTACCAGCGCCAGACCGGGGGCCGGCTGCTGCTCAACGTGGTGACGGGCGGGGAGAGTCACGAGCAGCGCGCGTACGGGGACTTCCTCGACAAGGACGCGCGCTACGCCCGTACCGG includes these proteins:
- a CDS encoding NPCBM/NEW2 domain-containing protein: MQSSTRIRVAAVAGLLGLLAALAGPGSAQAEPSEPVGTTVGDVTGFSAEGPVYHLTAGKAEARVSFVSAETFRIELAPDGTFADPTGDDIVLPQGAPPRTSWKDRGDRYDLSASGGVTLRAYKSPLRFALHRADGSQVWSEAKGLSWDGEKTTQTLARGADEQFYGAGMQNGRGNTSHRGKTVEVGVDYNWDDGGHPNSVPFYLSSAGYGVYRNTYAPNTYAFTDPVTTSAREQRFDAYYFAGDAKNVIGQYTKLTGKPFLPPVYGMEIGDADCYLHNANRGERHTLDALKVADGYVENDMPNGWMLVNDGYGCGYEDLAETAEGLQDRGMELGLWTEDGIDKLADQVKAGQRVAKLDVAWIGEGYKFALDGCKDAYKGIEDNSDARGFTWAPESWAGAQRCGVQWSGDQSGSWEYIRWQIPTYAGATMSGLAYTTGDVDGIFGGSAKTYTRDLQWKMFLGTTMTMDGWAANDKQPFRYGEPYTSVNRDYLKLKESLLPYQYSYAHEATKTGVGMVRPLVLEYPDDPKAASDAAKYEFMSGEHFLVAPVHQDATERSGIYLPKGTWTDYWSGRTYQGPTTVDHYSAPLDTLPLFVKAGAAVPMWPGIRSYKDRTADSPLAWDVYPQGTSSFTLYEDDGVTRQHREGRYATQRAVVDAPKSGAGDVTVRIGESRGSFAGKQSRRPYEFAVHTGSAPTAVKLAGKLPQVRSAADFEAAKQGWWYDQDDRGGVVKVKTLPLSTGQAFTLTLENASAVGGKKPGATAVVSAPDAQEAGAGVAGTVSVDVTAGSADLTDTAVTLDVPEGWQVTPAAVVARIPAGTTRRVEVAVTPARDATAGEARITALARYRSAGEARTAVQRLALGVMPPPPAGAAWASDLVWLTSANGYGPAERDRSNGESGAADGHTLTLAGKTYEKGIGTHADSDIEVYLGGRCTAFTADVGIDDEINGYGEVEFSVEADGKVLWTSPKLTGASAMVPVDVSLDGARHVHLKVRDTNGSKTGDHGDWGAARFSCA
- a CDS encoding PAC2 family protein; translation: MIELEGVPELIDPVMVAAFEGWNDAGDAASTAVGHLDREWKGEVFAALDAEDYYDFQVNRPTVWLDGGVRKITWPTTRLSVVRIGGEKPRDLVLVRGIEPSMRWRSFCNEILGFAHELGVEMVVILGALLGDTPHTRPVPVSGVTSDPDLARTMDLEETRYEGPTGIVGILQEACTHAGVPAVSLWAAVPHYVSQPPNPKATLALLNRLEDLLGLRIPLGELAEDARAWQLGVDQLAAEDSEVAEYVQTLEEARDTAELPEASGEAIAREFERYLRRRDVGGPGQGPGGHATESGDVSYLRDTSSGRTRPPKPQRPESGPESDPGAVRPPSPGKGDSGAAGTGKASEDSPDAPDTSGDNDNGDTTED
- a CDS encoding FadR/GntR family transcriptional regulator, whose amino-acid sequence is MAVTDEAIEKIKGMIVSGALRPGDRLPKESELAAELGLSRNSLREAVRALSLIRILDVRQGDGTYVTSLDPQLLLEALSFVVDFHRDDTVLEFLAVRRILEPAATAMAAQLIEDSELDALDAQLDALGADPSVEELVAGDLEFHRGIVQASGNSVLCSLLDGLSGPTTRARVWRGLTQEDAVSRTLHEHRAILAALRDRDAEAARSWATVHVASVEQWLRSTL
- a CDS encoding putative leader peptide, with protein sequence MKDRRNLTQRRHIDLARVASSFCCREV
- the ssuE gene encoding NADPH-dependent FMN reductase — encoded protein: MATVLSVSGSPSATSRTARLLRHLDDRLAGQGHTVIPFDVRTLPAEALLRADFGHPAVVGALELFARADGVVIGTPVYKAAYSGLLKALLDLLPQTALVGKTVLPLATGGSTAHVLAIDYALRPVLSSMGASHITQGWFVLDRHLTVSPDGTLTVEATDAEALDRIVDGFSAALERTAPVAVHG
- a CDS encoding SfnB family sulfur acquisition oxidoreductase codes for the protein MAEIIRDDAEALKKAAELAAEFRDGASRRDAERLLPRAELEKLSASGLLAVTVPADHGGADVSALTLAHVFRLLASADASLAQIPQSHFAYVNVIRRQGTREQQAFFHAELLAGKRFGNAQSEAGTKHVQDIRTRLEPAPDGSYLLTGVKNYATGALFADWIPVLARGAEDKLYVALVPAGAPGLTVVDDWDGMGQRTTASGTVRLEGVRVPADRLFAHHLTFEGPQLHGAAAQLLHAAIDAGIAVGVLAEAADFVRTKSRPWFESGYDTAAEDPLLIQRFGELDLRVRAADALLDTAARAVDTAQATLTDETAADASLAVAAAKAYAASAAVEVAGALFEVAGTRSALDSLNLHRHWRDARTHTLHDPARWKIQHLGRHALSGTRPPRHGLL